The genomic region TATTGAATATTGCCCGAGTTTCCTGTGGCCCTAGGCCCGACACCAGACATTCCGACATGATATGGCTACAGTAATGTGCAGGTGCGACTGTTACAGATGCACGTATATAGATGTCTGGTACATAGTGCCCAGCACCAGATATCTATCAATCATAATGTCCAAGACTGGTTCCAGGGCCAGTGGAACCCCGGACTATATTAAACAGTGAACCACACTGTACAGGTGGTGTCACTCGATAAATAAAAATGCagatctgatatatatacaatacatattataaatgacGCAAATTAAGGGAACAGTGTCATCATCCATACCAAGGACAGATATTTGGCATTTACGTCAAATATAATAGGCAATTTGAAAGGTAAGCTAGAGATATTGAATATCTCGATTGGAATTTGGGAAATTTAAATCCTAAGAAAAATAGGGGAATATACATTCTCATCATGTAAGTGCATAAAGATACAGGTTGGGGTGGTTTGTTGTACATAACATGCACTTAAGATTGATACTTATTACTTAAAaagggagaaaaaaaaaatggaaggAAAAATCAGGTTTGAATGAAATACCttaatttcaaaacagttaAAGATAAAAGCAAGGAAAATATGTTCCCCATAGTTTGCTGCttacaattataaatattattgcCATTAATTAGGTAAAATTGGATATATTTTATCAGAGGTCTGTTTTTTgatgtaaaattattttttatttttttttcaaaatcatttgcTATTAAACTTAAGCAATGTAAACGTATTCAGCTTTTAATTGattcaataatgaaaaaaatcaaatcccTATCAATTTCATAATCGATCATCACATTTCTTAAACAATCGATGATCGATTATTGATCATAAACCAAAAGAGAATATCTGCAAAAACATTAACCGATATAGGGGAAAATGTTgtggatatatatgttttaaggCATCTAGCTGTTTTAAAATGTCGTTGAAtgcaattttatttcaatttaccagtgttatcattcatttatttaattgttGTTGGCTGTAAATCTTGAAAATTTCTGTGTTACAGTCAAACCATGATCGATCACAAAAATTGATTAGTCATAGTTAGAGGTAAAACGACTAACCATCaattaaattgattaattgGAACAACACACGGATGAGTACTTTTGGAAAAAAGCTTGCTGAAAATAAACCATATTTGATGCAAaattttaataactttatagcaaaaaaaaatgtttcagcTTTTTACTAATCCATAAAATACAAAAGATTGGACTAGTATTTTTGGAGAAAAGTGGTTCACAAGAACGTAgcatattttgataataattgttACTTACTACGAACACTTAGCGGACATTACATAAAATCGGCAgttatttatgcaaaattttaGCAACTTCTCGAAATCATTCGCTACAGAAACTTTATCAGTGCTCATGAAATGTCTTCAGCTTTTACAGATTCAAAAATTGAAACGATTGGACGAGAAGTTTTGGAGAAAAGTGGCTCACAATAAAGTAGCTAGTGTCATCTCACTGCACCGTTTCTAACAGATAGAGACATGTACAGTTTCCAATCCCTGTATGTCCATCCCTGACATTAGCCATTAGTATGCAAATTTGATTATTATGACTTTTCATTATCAACAAACATTGGTACTTATTAAATTACTTGAATGAACTTGCATGTAGTCTAACTGAAAATTGACATGCATGTTACATACAGATAATTAAGTTCAGCTCTTTTATTTTCTCCGTTATCTCCATTTGTTATCAGTGGCTATGACTTTGAAATCATTATCATTGACGACGTCTCCATTTGTTATCAGTGGCTATGACTTTGAAATCATTATCATTGACGACGGCAGTCCTGATGGAACACTAGAGGCAGCAAAACAACTGGAGAAGATTTATGGAAAAGATAAAATTGTAAGCAAATCTagtttaaattcattttcatgTGGTACGTACAGTTTTGTACACAGTTCAACCAACATTAAAGGATCATGCATGActatgttttcattatttttgtttgtgaaaTCACTTCATACAGACCTGGTGATGAAAAAGTGCTCCTTATCTGCATTCCTCCTTTAGGGTGCAAAAATCTGTTAAATATATTTAGTCAATTTACATGTTATggaattttatattaaaatgcaTTTGATGAACAAATAAGGCcacattttattacaatttcGAATATTTCTGCAGGTTTTAAGACCAAGGGAAAAGAAACTTGGATTAGGTaagtaataacaatatacattaaaATTCAGTGTTCCTTATTAAAGACATAATTTTAAActgacaaagtctcaagtgacctattctaattgcccTTTGTCCAtgcatgctggaatgaaggactacaAAGTTTTTTTGAATGAATGaacttgacctactttcaatgTCAATGGGGTAAAATGTGTTAAACTCTTTCAACTACCTCTTCTCAACGCCCAACAGGGTCATTACATTGGGACAATAGCATGCTGAGATGAAGGAttaccaagttttttcaaatgtatGACCATGGCCAACTTTCTAGGTCAGTGGGGTCAAATTTATTACACTCTTTAAGCATTTCCCAATAACCTAGAGGTCCATGCTCATATTTGACCAGCAGCATCCATcctgggatgaaggactactaagttttttttcaaataaataatctTGAACTTTTCTCAAGGTAACAGGGGTTAAGtgtgttgaaatatttaaatgccTTCTAGTCAGTAACCAAGAGGAAAGTCATGATGATTGTTAATAGCATGCTGAGATGAATGACTACAAAGTTTGCTAAACTAATCATAAACAATCCTTGATATACTTTCAAGGTCATTAGGGTGAGATGTGTTAATGGGATATGAAACACTCATAAAATGCTTCATCCCAAGAAAAGATTTCCCAATCGAACATCAGACCTAGTTTGAGTACCTCGAGTACCATTTGTAAGAGTTATCCCTTCCTGTTAGCActtatacatatgtagtatGCTACTGTATTCAGGAGCCATGTTTTTGACTCCAGGAAGATAACAAAACAACATGATAAATATGAAGGGGAGATCACTCTTctttatgtgataaaaagaaaaacaacaataataagTTTTATTATTCTTATGGTAAGGTAATGTTTTTAGTCTTCTGTAATCTATATTTATCTTTATCTATCACTACAAGAAAAGTTATATGATTTCAGTCATAACaaagtaggattttttttttttttttaagttcaaATTTCCATATTTTGGTGCATTAAATACCCTAAAAATTACTTGTAGGTACAGTTTTTCAactaaaatatgaattttaattgCATAATACATAtcagaactcaggtgaccaATAATTAAGACCCTCAGGccttttgtttttgatattttgaaataatatttattaataataGTTTTGAAATAGGTGAAGGTAATTAATTCTGGTAGGTTTTGAATCAGGATCACAATATCGGTCTTTAAATTACTACATGAAAATATTACCGAATTTGAAGAGATACCCAAATACATGTGCAATAcagcaaaaataatttttgaaagtCAGTTGCCTCCCTTAGCCTATCTAACATCTGTATCAACCACTTCATCCCCTTTACCctcatgtaaatatgttttacatgtacacagtctaCACAAATACAGGGTGTCCTATTATAATAACATCATgaaagaatagaaaaaaaaattgctcatgaataaattgaaattgatgaCACAAGTGGTCAGGCAATGTTTACCAAAATAGTTTACATATGGAGAATTGGAGACCCTTAAAAGTACCTACCAGGTGTTCCTACATGGTAACTTTATCCTGCTTCTTTGTTGTAACATTCCTTAAATGATAGCCATGATAGTGATAATGAGTTTCATGTACTCAGTGACTATTGTTAAGTTTTGTCACATCCAACAAGCGATTTGactttatgtttacattatattttgtagaTTATTGTCACTCTAATTTGATACCACCAAAATGGATTTAACTTCAAGttacttttttttcagatttcacAATATTAATGTTACAACTCTTAAGTAATGCAACATGGATGTAATTAACACATATGCTATTTCCGTTGTAGGCACAGCCTACATTCATGGAGTAAAACACGCAACAGGGAACTATGTGATCATAATGGATGCTGATATGTCACACCACGTAAGTCACTTAATATCAGTCACTATACATCTAGCATTACACATTACGTCATGTGTTGTAAGGAAACAATTTTTTGTCTGGAGCGTAATGTCACagattatttcaatataaactATCACTAGGCGATTAATACTCAGGAAAATTTGAGAACCCTTTGTTCTTATATTATAAGGTCACCACTTTCAGATGGTCATAATCTTAATACAATTGCTGAGCTTTTGATCCACAGTCATTGTTAGCTAGGTCCCTCTCTTACTGCATGGCATTTCAATTCCTATCCCGGAAAGTCCTAAACAAAAGTGGCAGTTTGACAGCTATTGGCCAGATCACTGCCCTCTGTGCATGGCTTCCAGCTGCTGACTTGTCGCCTCCACCATAGCCAGCTTGATGCTGTCTTTGAAAGTCGGATAAACAGCTGCTCTCCTGTCTCTACCCTTGGCCCCAAGTGCTAAGAACATCCTACGTAGTGATTGTACGATTGTGCTGGAAATCCCCACAGAAGAGACCAAAACTTTCAATCCCTGTCATCTTACATCTTCTGCCAGACTCTGTACTTTTCTTTCTTCCATTTGTATGTCTCCTCATACAGCTCCTCCCTGGGTACTGTCAACTCCTCCATAACAATTCTATTTCGCTAATGTGACCAAATGAGCATGTCTGGTCATAGGTTAGTATGGACGATGTCTGGAAAAAACCGTTTTCTGTCGGAAGTCATCAAGAATTCCAGTATGATGAGTTTTTGTCTTTTATGCTTCTCCGAAATGCCCAAAGTTGATGAATATCTGACACTTATCTTACTTTCTTTTCTCCTCTTTCCTTTTCCAATTCGTTAGCAATGCCCTCTGTCTCCGTCTGTATCATCCCTGATTTATAGCATTGTTAATTTGTTACATAAGACAACATATGGCTGAGAGTTCGATATGTCAGACCACATTAGTCGTCTATCATTTGTTTCCCACATGGTCCATACTCTCTGTGTCCCCATCTCCACACCTTTGCTTTCCTGATTTCTTCCGCATTGTCCCTTATGTAATCTTGGACCATCTTCCTCTTTCCAGCTTTGTCTGTTGTTCCCCATTGCTGCacttttttagctcacctggaccgaaggtcatGTCATggcgtggcgtccgtcgtccgtccgtccgtccgtcaacatttgcttcaaatcgctactagtcaaaaagctcttattggattttgaccaaatttggtcagaaacatccttggcggatggggatcagattttgcataaatggtgactctgacccccgaggggccaaaggggtggggcccaataggggaaatagaggtaattcctttaaatcgctacttgtcataaagatACGAATGGAaatgaacccaatttggtcagaaacatccttgggggaaggggaacagattttgcataaatggtgactctgacccccgaggggccaaaggggtggggcccaataggggaagtagaggtaattcctttaaatcgctacttgtcataaagatACGAATGGAaatgaacccaatttggtctgaaacatccttgggggaaggggaacagatttgcataaatggtgaatctgacccccgaggggccaaaagggcggtgctcaataggggaaatagaggtaattccttcaaatcgctacttgtcaaagttttgaatggatttgaacccaatttagtcagaaacatccttgggggaaggagatcagatttgcataaatggtgactctaaacccaaaggggccaaaggggccaaaggggcggggccccataggggaaataaacgtaattcattaaaatctctactagtcataaagtgatgaatgcatgttctaaaaactcTCAATTCTTGAGATCTTTCAGgccttagagagtctggacttaattatttctttaaagtagttgggatccccacactataaccatatatagcattgtttgagatttacaaataaaacgaattgaacatgaacattattttgacatttggtctaatccaaccaggtgagcgatacaggccccatgggcctcttgtttattccCACTCCATGTTGTCCTGCACATGTTACCACACATAATGTCCCTGAGTCTCTGTCGGCTTTCTGCTTCGATGACCGTTTCCTTACCGTTCTGGTGTCGATGCTAGCATTTCGGATTTTCTCATCCTTCGAGCCTCTGACAGTTATCACATGTCTTGACTTCGCTTCCCTGAACTCTTTTTCTAATGATGGAATTGGAAGCTATTCTTGTGGAACTTCGAGATACTTAAAGACATGTAGGTAGCGATTTGCCGACCGTtctccagtgttgttgtggtAACCTCATACAATGTGAGACACCATGTTAGTCGAGGTAGAGTCAGCCTTGAACTTTCCTGGTAGTCAAGTTTTGTAAATTTTCTTAAGGTCTTCCTGCACTTGTGCTTGAAATCACTTTGATGTTGTAATCGTTCAAACTTACATCAAGCCTCATTTTCCCAAACACTTTATCGGGATGTTCATTGTGGACGTGATGCTGTTCCATTGGATCTCCATTGTAAAATTCTCGTTACCTTGCCTTTTTGATGGCCAAGCTGTTTGCCCGTTTAGCCGCATCTTTTCAGAATGGTCAAGATCCACCGTGTCTGTATATATGATGTGGTCGTTCATGTCAGGTCATAGACGAAGCCCCtattgtaggtagccggatcTCCCGATCTGTTCGCTTGTCCCACGATTCTCTGCCTGCTGCCTGATGATTAGATTCGTCTAAAACACTAAGAGCATCACAGAGATGTCACATCCTGTGACAGTTCTCTTTTCCAAATCCTGCCATGCCTGTAATGCCTCCCACCGTGAATCGGAGTTTGATGTTTTGGAAGTATCTTCTGGTTACCATTTTGATGTTAAGACATAGTGCTGTAGTGCTTCATCGATCAACTGGTAGAGTATCATTATATAGCCAAATTATGACTGTCATGACACAATGGTTGATTCTTGGTTCCATGATGAGTTGATCGAGGCACTTATGTGCTCAATACATCATAACCTGGAATCCCCTCCTCCTGTACAAACAAGTCAGTACTCATTTTCTGTCATGTATTTAGTCATTCCTATGGCAAGTATGGGATATGTGGAAGAAAATCTTCCCATCCACACCGAGTAAGGATATAAGTAAGAATATTGTTCTGAATTGATTGATGTGTAACAAGTTCTTCACACATATTCTCTCTGCCAGAAAGCCTGAGAATTGTCCTGTCCTTTCTCTAagcaacatacatgtacattagtcTCAACAGCCGTCTACGAAGATTTGGACACATCTGTTGGTTCTGGTGCAGACACTGTTCtcgcctttttttttttttttacctcatCAGTGATATTTTGATCTCCTTCATATTCAATGGGACTGTATGCTCTGTCTGCTGATGGTATCCTATGATACTCCACTAGTGGTATGTTTCTTCAGCATCGGAATGCGCCTCTTCTAGATAGTTTTCGATCTCCTCTTTTGTGTTTTGTCACTGCCACATTTTCCAGATCGTCTTCACAAGGAGTGATGATGAGAATACATACGGATTTTGTATGAATGCCGCCGTTTTCCTTGCCTTTTTTGCGTCTTTTTTTCCTTAACGTCAATCCCGGAGATCATCACACAGTTGCTGTAATCCTATTCTCTCAATCATGGTAGCCCTATTGAATCTGGTCTTAAGAATCTTCAGTTCCCTTTACTGCCGATTGACCTGCCTTTCCATTCGGTATGGTATATATTCTGTGCCTGATCTTTTCTGTTTCTCTGTTTCCAATCTCGCACAATCCACTGTTTATGAAATTATTGTGTTGGATTTGATCTTTGTTTCTGCTCTTCATTGCAATGCTGTGTTTCTAATATACCATAGAAGTCATCATCAAGTTGTTTTCATTGATGTGCTCCTGTAACTCAATCTCGGTCACATAACATTCCTCCATTTGTCCGCTATTGGCTATCTGCTTCTCCCTCTTGATTGCATCGACCCCAGATGAACTCGTTGCGTCTCGCTGTGGTGGAACAGCGGAAGGTTGATTATCATCTCTATGGTGTTCCTAGGCTGGGAACCTCTTGCGTCTTCCAGATAGTGAGTCTGTGCACTGTTGCTGTCTCTCCTCAGGTTGATGATATTTCACTTGCTTTTCCCCCTGTCACGATAAGCTGAGTTGTTACCTTTTTGTCTGTCCTTTTGGGTAATTTATTCCCCATCAGAATACTCTTGAATGCTATGCAGCTAAACCCTGGCACAAGTCTGCTCGAAGTCATTTTTCTAGCGTTTTCAATCTTTTCTTGGTGGTCATCAAATCACTTATGGAAGTCACTGATTACCCAGTCATGGAACATTACCTGAATACAATTGCTGAGTTGCTGATCCTCAAGAAAAAAAGAATGagtaaaatatcaattatgaTCACGGGGAATCATATTAAGGTTAGGATTTGTTGTCTTTGTAATGcttattattataatttcattCTCTTGTTTCCTCCTCTCAATTCGACATAATTGCGCAAGAGTATTTGGTAATTACAAAACTCATTCTCTGCTggtattttcaaaataaacgCTATCTCAAGCATGATCTGGGAAGTTGTATCACATATGTTACATTATGTAAGATCATATGATAGAAATGTACATAATCTCAGTTTGACAATGAACCTACTTTTACTGTTTTTTgattatgtttgtatattgtttgtctAGTGACAGATTCAATTTACAgatgtatattgttttgtatgCGACGGAATCGCGGAGCGATACATGTTACTTTTCCGTAGCCGCAGATGGCGTCAATATTTGTGTTAAACCAGAATTGTTCAATGATTACAAGTGTTAGTATGTTAAAGTTAAGTATATAAACAAGACCATCGCAGCACATGGTTTCTATTATGATGTTTCCCTATATTTGACGGTTTAAGGGATGGACTTTATTTACTATTGAAAGTTTAAGTTTTCTGTTTAGCTAGGGATTGGGCTTAATTCCCTTCTGAGTACGAACATGTTCTGTAATAACCAAACATAGAATATACTTATATCTTTGCGTGGCTATCCAAACATACATTTCAGATTATGAAATTTCTCCATAGTTTATTGTACTTTGAGATGCGGAAACACATGAGACATATAATGCGTGTAATTCTTGTTAACAagcattttaaattttattttcagccAAAATTTATCCCAGAATTCATCAAGTAAGtttttagaaaaatatttttctatatgAGTTTTATTAATAATCAACCGGTTTTTAAATTTGAAGCGTTTTGTAGACAATTTTAGTAATAGTTTGGTTTTATATAATTGACTATCACAGTTACTGGATGCATATATTGGAGTTACTTTTAGAAATCAAGaaaatgtgtatatttttacTATATCTGAAAAAAGTTTCTCAGTTTCACGGCATGTTCTCCTTTATTTATAGGAAACAGAAGGAGGGTGATTTTGATCTTGTGTCGGGTACAAGGTATATAGGAGATGGAGGAGTGTTTGGATGGGACTTCAAACGGAAACTTATGAGGTTCGTAAAATCCTGCCCTTTAACTTCcataattgtaaaataatttctttttatttgtaaaacattcTTCCAACATTTACTATATTAAAAACATTACTTTTGACATCCAGATAATATTGCATTATTGGTTTATTGGACTTGTACAGCTGATGACATCAAATCCATGAagtactgtaaaagtggatatgtTCGCGGCGTGGAAATGTTCGCTTATTTCACGACCATGAAATCTATGCAAATATATCCACACGCGAACATTATAACTCGTGAAAATATTGACACGCGATTATTTCCactaaataaactaaatacaatACCATCCAAGATGCAAGTTCCTGGTGGTATACCATGTCAGCATTCAAGCATCATATCATCCGCAATGTGTCACGTTGTCATGATCGGTCAAGAGACATGCATGGCTATACTAATTTCAGTAATGAGTAATCTGAAAACTAGTACATTTGTAGATGATTGTGTAGGGGTTTTTGAGCGATACAATTGGGACAAGAATCTTTGTCAAATGACTTTGATATGTGTCAAATTAGTTTTGAtctatatttcattatcaatggCAATTTATTTACCATGGTAGTAATTGTGTATCAGCTAGAGTATGAAGTACTTGAGTGATTATTAGAAATCCGTCCTCTGCCAGAAGTATAACGCAATATTGCCTGCTTTAAGTTTGCTGCCTGTGGATGATTCCATTGTAGTTGGGTGTTGGGGACCATTCTATAAATAGGACTAATGCTGCTAGCATTGCAGATGTCCTTGGTAGCATTTTTAATTAAGTATTGTCTGGTGTCGGAGGAATTGGTGCACATTAAAACTATGTCATCATTTTCTCATTAAAACAACTGGCTTATATTGTGTTTGGGTTTATTTTAGAATTTCTTTCAGTTTAAAAGTAACAAtcatatataaatcaataagaTCAGAGTTTGATTTTAGAGATTTAACTTCCTCGCAACAGCCAGGATACTATGAATTCGGACTTCCACTAGAAGAATATCAGTATCTAAATATCATCCTAAATACTGCCAAGGGCACATTTTACCCTTTACAATACAAAGTATCTTCACACTACAAAATATAGAGAATCTATAAGTATCACAGTGACGAGATTTTCTTGGATTCATTTTCGTATTTAAGTTAACTCACTACTTGATAAAAGTTGTTAGTTGTAGTCACAACTCGCGTTATCCTTAAAATTTTAACTGTGCTGAAATATATTCACTGAAAGGTTTACTCGAATGTTTCCACTCGAAGTAATTGATATCCAGATGATATTGTAAAGTGACCTATTTCCACAGGGGGCCACACAAGGTATGTTTGATTAAGTGCTTGCCAGGCACCAGGAAGGTCAACTACTTAGGTGGTGGCTTTGTTACACGTTTCAGTAACTCATTTCCACAAAGTGAttctgttttgatatatatagattaccTTCCTAATCAATACGTGTTCTTACCCATggcattttgatttttgatttaaTCATAAAAATAACCCTCGATATAACATGATGTAGTAGGTAATTTAAAGTATAACTGATAGAGGAATGTAAAAATGTCACTTGAAACTGTTGTTGtttcatatatttttgaaatagcAAGTTacataaatttttttaaaaaacatcaatGCATGATTTAGAGTTTTCAGATAAATCATACTCAAATTCTTGAACAGTTCAGTTGCGGTATAtgcaaacaaaatcaataaagtTATCAGAATGAACATATCGTGTTTTAATGGTTTCTTATTTACTTACTTGGTATGTGTAATTACTTTGTATTTTCAACAGTCGTACAGCAAATTACATTACACAAGTGCTGCTTCGACCCGGAGCTTCAGATCTGACCGGCAGCTTCAGGTAAGTAATGTAGATATAGTTTTGGAGCTTGGTTTTCCTTGAAAACTTGTTGTGATGTACACGTATGGTCAGTATGTAATTATTATTGTGATGATGCTGGTGAACTGTTTTGCACGAAGGTTGATATAAAACCTTTTGATACAATAACACCCAAAAAATGCTAATTGTGAAGCTAAGATTGATGAACAGCAGGGAGTTCTAATCCTGGATCTGCTGCTATTTATGACAATTTGATAAATTCATTTCTTGCATTTGGTATTGATTCAGTGTATAGTTATAATATTAGACTTGTATGTCCAATATAGGGACTGCGAGTCATagaataatagaatctttccctaccttgagggtgtgacagagaaatctcaacctgaggggaagattcttgaatgtccaacccAAAGCTTGCGgagggtttggacattcaagaatctcccccgaagggtgagatttctttgttacaccctcaaggtagggaatgattatttttctcccacctcttttccttatgtgttttcccatcggcgatctctgtctgtttgtaaacaagtacacatgGGCGTATGAATATCATCTGTCAGGCAGTGTACTTCACGCCTCAAAATATTTGCATACCAACATCTTTATGCAAGAAAAAGTAGGTCTCAAATAATTCACAGCTATTTATTTTATCAGGTACTTTCAGTTATACATTAAAATTGCATTATGCAAACAACATTAAttgttttgtcattataacaGCAGTATATGTGTCTGTAGCAAGAAACACAATTTTAAACATGTCAAAAAAAACCGCGGGAAATATGCACACATTTCCATTCATCCATTTCACGTGGGGTGACGTCACTCACTCATCACTGTCCGACTCGGAGTAAATCACACGAGGTCGCTTTGAAATCGACTTTGTGCTGTCATTATGGCTGTGGTAAtggatgttaaatgttcccccACCGATTGTGGATCCATAAAACACCGATCTTGTGACATCGGACGGAGTTGGGCACAAGGAAATGCTGTTGTGCGATGTTTTTACTTGTGACAGTTGAACAATTTTGTCGCGATCGGTGCAGGTAGGTGCACTTGTGCTCTCAGTTTCAGTTGTAGGCCTACAGTTGggggattcatttgtatttgaaagaatggcagacattttttgtttttggaaactgttcagttgtctgtagttgtttagaGACTGGGGATTTTTGTAGacctgtattattgtgtacacaatttgtttgtggacgtagcagacgacgtaatgtaaacaaaaaaagtagttccggtagtacttccggtgaagaaagtgagcacgtgcaatctgtcacaccctagggtatgacagattgcacgcgctaaaaaagacagaaatcttgtacactcaaaacgggagacaaatcagtgaaaggtggAAGAATTGCTGATCTTCATAACAAGATAGATTATTTTTCCGTATTTAATATTGATTCAATTTATAGTTCGGATATTTAGACTCGTCTGTCCAATGTTTGGGAGGATACATCCAGAACATGATTATCTGGTTCTGTGTTATCCATCACCTAGAGTGTTGATCACATGTCACATACCACAAGTTTCACCCATATGGCAAACCTTATATGATAATCCATAAATTGTTGATATGATTGTAGACTGTATAAGAAAGACGTTCTCATGAAGCTGGTG from Pecten maximus chromosome 11, xPecMax1.1, whole genome shotgun sequence harbors:
- the LOC117337481 gene encoding dolichol-phosphate mannosyltransferase subunit 1-like isoform X2, whose translation is MTLKSLSLTTSPFVISGYDFEIIIIDDGSPDGTLEAAKQLEKIYGKDKIVLRPREKKLGLGTAYIHGVKHATGNYVIIMDADMSHHPKFIPEFIKKQKEGDFDLVSGTRYIGDGGVFGWDFKRKLMSRTANYITQVLLRPGASDLTGSFRLYKKDVLMKLVNACVSKGYVFQMEMIIRAREFNFSIGEVPISFVDRVYGESKLGGSEIIAFLKGLLYLFATT
- the LOC117337481 gene encoding dolichol-phosphate mannosyltransferase subunit 1-like isoform X1 codes for the protein MASKDKYSVLLPTYNERENLPLIVWLLVKYFTESGYDFEIIIIDDGSPDGTLEAAKQLEKIYGKDKIVLRPREKKLGLGTAYIHGVKHATGNYVIIMDADMSHHPKFIPEFIKKQKEGDFDLVSGTRYIGDGGVFGWDFKRKLMSRTANYITQVLLRPGASDLTGSFRLYKKDVLMKLVNACVSKGYVFQMEMIIRAREFNFSIGEVPISFVDRVYGESKLGGSEIIAFLKGLLYLFATT